The genomic region GGCGCAATCTATTTCTTCCTGTGTTTTCGGTCGTAGTTTCTGGTACCAGGCAAAGACCAAAACAATAATGGTCAAGCCGATAAGATAGGGTCTAAATGGCTCGACCCAAGAGAATGTAGATGCAATTCCGCTTGTTCCAGCAATTAATGCCAAGACAGGGGTTATACAACATATTGATGCTGCAACTGCGGTAAAAATGCCGGTATAGGCCGCGGTATTTGAAGTTTTATTCGGTGCCATAATGTAAACTTTCTAAGCTGTTTTCTTTCTTGCTGAAATTGAATTGAAAATTCCATTCAAAACATTGTCCTCACTCTTTACCAGCGAATAATACAATGTTTGCCCTTCACGTCTCGATGTAATAATTCCCGCATCCTTCATTTTACGGATATGTTGGGATACGGCAGGAACACTCATTTCAAGAATGTCAGCAATATCGCAAGGACACAGTTCATTCTCTATGTTCAATAGAAATAGAATTTTCAGTCGTACCTCGCTTCCCGCAAGAGACAAAATTTTGCTTATTGCTTCTAAGCTACCTGAAGAATTCTCTATGGTTTCCTTACATCTCGATATTTGCTTCTTGTCTGCTTCGTTCCGTGTACAGGTTATTTCCAAGCTCATCTTTTTTGATTTAAAGTGGCCACAAATATATCATTATTATATTATTTAAGCAAATACTTAAATACACTATTGAATAAATTGTTTTTTATAATGTGTAGATAATAAACTTAGGTAATCTAACTTCTAAAGGATTTGTACAGTAAAATAACTTCTGAAACACATTGTAAAACAATGTCCTTCAAGCTCTTCGTTAACTCTAAAAAAATATCTTTCATAATTCTATTGATTTTTGAATGGATAATAATATCGATAGTGCAATGCGTTCAATATTGTTATTATCCAAAATATAGCTGCCTTCATCTTTATTGCTCAAAAAACCCAATTCCAATAGTAATGAGGCGCAATACTCAACAGTTTCCCCAAGTACCTGAAAGTTGGCAAACTTCACACCTCGACTTTCATAAGCAATGGCTTCACAAAGGGCTCGTTCAATTTGATAACCTATAAGAACCGATGCTTTTGAGAATTCCTTTTGTTTTCTTGAAGCATAAACCTCTATACCTCTCGCATCTGGATTATCGGAATGATTGCAATGCAAAGACACAAACAAATCAGCATTCAAGGCTTCGGCCAGCTTTGTTCTGTCTGATAAAGAAATAAGCGTATCACTATACCTGGTCAAATAAATATCCAAAGGCTTATCCATTTCTTTATTCAGCTTTAAAATGGCATTTGCAATGGACAAAACCACATCCTTTTCTTGGATGCCATTTATACCAATTGCACCAGAATCTTTTCCGCCGTGTCCAACGTCAATAACAATTCGTTTTTGAGCATCCGTTTCTTGTCCAAAAATGACACACATTTTTAGAAACAAAATCACAAAACTGACGTTTTTGAGCACTTTTTTCATTTTCAATTTTCGGGTTATCAACAACTTCACTTCAAAAATCCATAGGATTTGATGTCAAATAACAGCAACAGAATTCAATCTATATCAAATAATATTTTATTCACAGATATTTGATTTTCAGTTATTTATATTCAAATATATGTAAATTTCCAATAACGAAAATGAACTAAAAATTTAAACTTTTCCGATATGAAAAAATCACACTATTTAGCATCAATTCTTTCGCTCTTATCCACTTCGCTTTTTGCTCAAATTGGTGGCATTGAAGATTCCGTTAACGATGTAGGCGATACCATCAGGACCATATTTCCAATTTTATTAGGTGTCATCTTCTTGGTAGGCTTCCTTTTTAATGCGGGACACTTCTTTGGCGAAAATGCTGACCTTAAAAAAGGGATTACCAGAGTACTTGTATTTGTTTTGATTGCTGGCGCAGTTGTGGGCATCTTCACATACTTAATAGGAATCGTAGTATAAATGAAACGGTTCGAGGTCTATAAAAACATCAGGAAAAGGGCAGTCATATTTGGGCTGCCAATTTCCCTGTTTGCCTTAATGATGGTTTCCGTTTTGGCTTCGTTGCTCATCATCATCTTCTCTTTCAGCTTTGGGATAATAATAGGTGTATTGGTCTTCAATGCTTCCCTATATGTGGCTTTGACAAGAATAACCCACAATCCGCAACTATTCCAAATGGCTAAGGCTTTTCCAAAAATTATCAGTAACAAAAGAAATTCAGGCTTCGATTATGAACAAGATTAACCTTTCGGCATATCAACCCATCGTAGATATTCAGGACAATATCGTATTTGCCAACAACGGCAATGTTATTCTGTGCTACAAAGGTAATCTACCAGAAATCTATTCCTTATCTGAAAGGGATTTTGAGGATATGCACGGTGCTTGGTTTCAAGCTTTGAAGTCATTGCCTGTCGGAACCGTTGTTCACAAACAAGATATCTACCTGAAGAAATCTTATACTTCAGAACAACTTCCGAATTCCACCTTTTTGGAAAAAGCTACCCACGAGCATTTTAAAGGTCGTGGACATATCGAGCACAGCTGCTATCTGTTCTTCATCTTGACTAAAAATAAGGCGCTCAACAATCCTAAATATGTCAACCCTTTCAGAAAGGTTTCAAAAGGTATCGTACAGGAACTGGATGATAACATAAAGAGCTTCGCAAACTCAGTAAGTGATTCGGTTTCCTTTATCAACAATAGCCGAAAGATGGATTTTGTTTCGCTTAAAGCGGAAGAAATACAACAACTGACTAATTCCTATTTCAACGGCTTTAATGAAGGCTATGATACTGATATTTTACTGGATAAGACAAACGTCAATATTGGCGAAAACCATTTTGATGCCCTTGCCATCAATAGTGAACTGTGCTTTGGCGAAAGTGTACAGAGTAGCAAAACCAATGAGAAATTCACTTCAGACGATTTTGTGTTTCATCAAGGGTTTATTGATGGCATAGGGCTTACGCTTAACGAAAATCATATTGTTAATCAAATTTTGTATTTAGATGACAAACAGAAGTGGCGCAAGCTATTGGATAAGAAAATTGAAGAACTGAACAAAAGTTCAAATTTTGGTTCGCAGAATAAAGTAGTGCTTGGCAAAATCCAGCACATTCTCGACCAAATCAATGCCGATGATAATGCCCGAATTATTCGTGGTCATCTCAATATTGTCTATTGGGCAAAGGAAGCTAAAGAGCTCGATAAAATAACCTCAAAAATCAAAACAGAATTTAAGGAATTGGATATCATCCCGTATTATCCAAGAGGCGAAGAACGTAAGAATTATATCCTAAATAGTTACTGCTGTTTCTCTTCCAATTTCTCAAACAACGATTTATATGTAACCGATTTAAAACACGCGCTCTGTCTGTTTATAAATAACACCAATTACAAAAGTGATAACACCGGAATCATCTTTAATGACCGTGAGCATAACATTCCTGTTTTAAAGGATGTTTGGGATGAAAAGAAGAGACGCATCAAGGCAAGAAACTT from Costertonia aggregata harbors:
- a CDS encoding ArsR/SmtB family transcription factor: MSLEITCTRNEADKKQISRCKETIENSSGSLEAISKILSLAGSEVRLKILFLLNIENELCPCDIADILEMSVPAVSQHIRKMKDAGIITSRREGQTLYYSLVKSEDNVLNGIFNSISARKKTA
- a CDS encoding N-acetylmuramoyl-L-alanine amidase family protein, giving the protein MKKVLKNVSFVILFLKMCVIFGQETDAQKRIVIDVGHGGKDSGAIGINGIQEKDVVLSIANAILKLNKEMDKPLDIYLTRYSDTLISLSDRTKLAEALNADLFVSLHCNHSDNPDARGIEVYASRKQKEFSKASVLIGYQIERALCEAIAYESRGVKFANFQVLGETVEYCASLLLELGFLSNKDEGSYILDNNNIERIALSILLSIQKSIEL
- a CDS encoding TraG family conjugative transposon ATPase; this encodes MNKINLSAYQPIVDIQDNIVFANNGNVILCYKGNLPEIYSLSERDFEDMHGAWFQALKSLPVGTVVHKQDIYLKKSYTSEQLPNSTFLEKATHEHFKGRGHIEHSCYLFFILTKNKALNNPKYVNPFRKVSKGIVQELDDNIKSFANSVSDSVSFINNSRKMDFVSLKAEEIQQLTNSYFNGFNEGYDTDILLDKTNVNIGENHFDALAINSELCFGESVQSSKTNEKFTSDDFVFHQGFIDGIGLTLNENHIVNQILYLDDKQKWRKLLDKKIEELNKSSNFGSQNKVVLGKIQHILDQINADDNARIIRGHLNIVYWAKEAKELDKITSKIKTEFKELDIIPYYPRGEERKNYILNSYCCFSSNFSNNDLYVTDLKHALCLFINNTNYKSDNTGIIFNDREHNIPVLKDVWDEKKRRIKARNFAIFAPTGEGKSFLANNILRQYFENGVRLVIIDLGGSYTKFAKLYPEKYTVLRYESGKNLGINPFYISDTNDLTPERLEDLSVFLFELFVSDLKVTKAQSVSVKKILRHYYDSTSENHSLDGFYSFIERNQKDLLDTLKIHPDYFNVTSFLHVMSEYVGDGLYSFLFEVSEDQTYKIEDKRLIVFELDEVKDNKEILSVMLKLIKSAIQRTIWKNRAEKGIILFDEFAKQLKFENVLESVEFYYQAIRKQNGAIGIILQSINQLPNNSTSASILENTQVIYSLNNEKGYDELVKRLNLSSHDLNQLKSIKNNLSGPRKYTEMFIKIGRESNIFRLEVPKEVYAAYLTDGQENEEIMKLYNEHHDMQKAIIQFTSKT